The following proteins come from a genomic window of Rubrobacter naiadicus:
- a CDS encoding DEAD/DEAH box helicase, which yields MSIENDNWYYSPEHGELCRVIETQTLWGETVCRVWLPGKDTVVRLPATRLRPVQEASVGTVDGIAYLAAAARVADALTQDVLLAPIESSVIPLPHQIRALSRAMSGDRVRYLLADEVGLGKTIEAGLIMRELKLRGLVRRTLVIAPKGLVTQWVAEMRTHFGEEFRLLIPSDFSAYRRIAQEDNLWQSHPQVVCPMDSVKPLDGRRGWSREQVAAYNRERFEDLISAGWDLVIVDEAHRLGGSTDQVARYKLGQGLAEAAPYLLLLSATPHQGKTDAFRRLISLLDAQAFPDVTSVTKERVQPYVIRTEKRRAIDAEGKPLFKPRRTELAPVSWEDRHRNGRLLYEAVTEYVREGYNQAVREKRSYIGFLMILMQRLVVSSTRAIRTTLERRLETLEAPQEQLTLFPQLSEEDWADLDGQEQMDTLLKTRLKALKNERAEVKLLLEAAKRCESQGPDAKAEALLEWIYRLQAEEGDPDLKVLVFTEFVPTQEMLMRFLTERGFEVVCLNGSMDMGERKRVQDAFAKDARILISTDAGGEGLNLQFCHVVINYDIPWNPMRLEQRIGRVDRIGQTHTVRAINFVFEDSVEHRVREVLEEKLAVIFEEFGIDKTGDVLDSAQAERIFDDLYVEAILNPDVVETKVDEVLKSIQEQARESRQSASVLGETSDLDPSEAQRLLGHPLPHWVERLTVSYVRAHGGKAERRNGAWDLTWPGGERLTNVVFTSKEAEEKPLSRHLTLEDPKVRGLAMRLPPFAPGQPVPVITLPSLAPEIMGFWSLWRISISTADWNRRRIMPLFLADDGRVFAATARHIWDLLLVTKPTILTSLDVETSHQAFEQLREAAEQQGKTIYDELVQAHRERLAREREKGEYAFAARRRAIERIGLPQVRNHRLSLLEQEEERFHEQLERRAQILPEMAPLLLVRVEGGAHG from the coding sequence ATGTCGATCGAAAATGACAACTGGTACTACAGCCCCGAGCACGGAGAGCTCTGCCGGGTCATCGAGACTCAGACGCTCTGGGGCGAGACCGTCTGCCGTGTCTGGCTGCCGGGCAAGGATACCGTCGTGCGGTTGCCCGCCACGCGCCTCCGGCCCGTGCAGGAGGCAAGTGTCGGCACCGTGGACGGGATCGCTTATCTCGCCGCCGCGGCGCGGGTCGCCGATGCGCTGACCCAGGACGTCCTGCTTGCGCCCATTGAATCGTCCGTCATCCCGCTGCCGCATCAGATTCGAGCGCTCTCCAGGGCCATGTCGGGCGACCGCGTGCGCTATCTCCTGGCAGACGAGGTGGGCCTCGGCAAAACCATCGAGGCAGGTCTCATCATGCGGGAACTCAAGCTCCGGGGCCTGGTGAGGCGGACGCTGGTGATCGCCCCGAAGGGCCTGGTGACCCAATGGGTGGCGGAAATGCGCACCCACTTCGGGGAGGAGTTCCGCCTGCTCATCCCGAGCGACTTCTCCGCCTACCGCCGCATCGCCCAAGAAGACAACCTCTGGCAGAGCCATCCACAGGTGGTCTGCCCCATGGACTCTGTGAAGCCTCTGGACGGCCGGCGCGGCTGGTCGAGGGAACAGGTGGCCGCGTACAACCGGGAGCGCTTCGAGGACCTGATCTCCGCCGGCTGGGACCTGGTCATCGTGGACGAGGCCCATCGCTTGGGTGGGAGCACGGACCAGGTGGCCCGCTACAAGCTCGGCCAGGGGCTGGCCGAGGCTGCACCCTACCTGCTCCTGCTCTCCGCCACGCCGCACCAGGGCAAGACCGATGCCTTCCGCCGGCTGATCTCCCTGCTCGACGCCCAGGCCTTCCCCGACGTGACCAGCGTGACCAAGGAGCGGGTACAGCCCTACGTCATCCGCACGGAGAAGCGCCGCGCCATCGACGCGGAGGGCAAGCCGCTTTTCAAACCCCGGCGCACGGAGCTTGCGCCGGTCTCCTGGGAGGATCGCCACCGGAACGGGCGGCTGCTTTACGAGGCGGTCACCGAATACGTGCGCGAAGGCTACAACCAGGCCGTGCGCGAGAAGCGCAGCTACATCGGATTCCTCATGATTCTGATGCAGCGCCTGGTGGTCTCCAGCACCCGCGCCATCCGCACCACCCTGGAGCGGCGCCTCGAAACGCTCGAGGCCCCACAGGAACAGCTCACACTCTTCCCGCAGCTCAGCGAGGAGGACTGGGCCGATCTGGACGGCCAGGAGCAGATGGACACGCTGCTCAAGACCCGGCTTAAGGCCCTGAAGAATGAACGGGCCGAGGTGAAGCTGCTCCTGGAAGCGGCCAAGCGCTGCGAAAGCCAGGGCCCGGACGCCAAGGCCGAAGCGCTCCTGGAATGGATCTACCGTCTCCAGGCCGAGGAAGGCGACCCGGATCTCAAGGTGCTGGTGTTCACCGAGTTCGTGCCGACCCAGGAGATGCTTATGCGATTCCTGACCGAGCGTGGCTTCGAGGTGGTGTGCCTCAACGGCTCCATGGACATGGGGGAGCGCAAGCGGGTCCAGGACGCATTCGCCAAGGATGCCCGCATCCTCATCTCGACGGACGCCGGCGGCGAGGGTCTCAACCTTCAGTTCTGTCATGTGGTCATCAACTACGACATCCCCTGGAACCCGATGCGCCTTGAACAACGCATCGGCCGGGTGGACCGCATCGGGCAGACCCACACGGTGCGCGCCATCAACTTCGTGTTCGAGGACTCGGTCGAACACCGTGTCCGCGAGGTCCTGGAGGAGAAACTGGCGGTCATCTTCGAAGAGTTCGGCATCGACAAGACCGGTGACGTGCTCGACTCTGCCCAGGCGGAGAGAATCTTCGATGATCTGTATGTGGAGGCCATCCTCAACCCTGATGTGGTGGAAACGAAGGTCGACGAGGTTCTGAAAAGCATCCAGGAGCAGGCCCGGGAGTCCCGGCAGAGCGCTTCCGTGCTCGGCGAGACCTCGGACCTGGACCCTAGCGAGGCCCAGCGGCTGCTGGGCCACCCGCTCCCGCATTGGGTGGAGCGCCTGACGGTAAGCTACGTGCGGGCCCACGGCGGCAAGGCTGAGAGAAGGAATGGCGCCTGGGATCTCACTTGGCCGGGCGGCGAGCGACTGACCAATGTCGTCTTCACCAGCAAGGAGGCTGAAGAGAAGCCTCTGAGCCGCCACTTGACGCTGGAAGATCCCAAGGTGCGTGGGCTGGCCATGCGCCTTCCTCCCTTTGCCCCGGGACAACCGGTCCCGGTCATCACGCTTCCTAGCCTTGCCCCAGAGATCATGGGTTTCTGGTCGCTCTGGCGAATCTCGATCTCGACCGCCGACTGGAACCGTCGTCGGATCATGCCTTTGTTCCTGGCCGACGACGGTCGGGTTTTCGCGGCGACCGCCCGGCACATTTGGGATCTACTGCTGGTAACGAAGCCCACGATCCTTACGTCTTTGGACGTCGAGACCTCGCATCAAGCCTTCGAGCAACTCCGGGAGGCGGCGGAACAACAGGGGAAGACGATTTACGACGAACTGGTGCAGGCTCACCGGGAGCGTCTTGCTCGGGAGCGTGAGAAGGGCGAGTACGCTTTCGCTGCGCGACGCAGAGCCATCGAGCGCATTGGACTGCCCCAGGTCCGTAACCATCGCCTGAGTCTCTTGGAGCAGGAGGAAGAACGCTTCCACGAACAACTCGAGCGCAGGGCCCAGATCCTGCCGGAAATGGCGCCCCTGCTTCTCGTCCGCGTGGAGGGAGGCGCCCATGGGTAG
- the pglZ gene encoding BREX-3 system phosphatase PglZ, with protein MGSWRDQILSEFTPQVARLTLVADPDGLLLEEGVLEGIRERGFELIPFEDTIAFRYAYESKFRSRWDRGEETDLVVVLRSASHDLDALPYDLLQAGRKLSFNLGDLFPNLSYPVVAALDRADLDALFDAQLRHAPGQLGDNATKEFVLRHVFEIAPELIKEPKDLLRVLLHRHYRGQRIPAILDERFIQVLRQNGLFEDWPLEAIIPDAQAFFAFLQERWPVFLDSLAKPKDDAVHEDAADYGFEFPGPTHLPFDHHDVRIYIDNLFLESMLQPVPYEQSQALVKNKKWKWVACGIQISPEEDRRSRMEGLLDSIEKTIPTREARYGEWLHFAYRWAELVALELEPDTTLPEEYRERLQALRSRIDSALTGWVVKRYASLINLPPAPPVMLHHIPRFLARSLADDRRTKVAFLLVDGLALDQWIALREVLRELDSTLRFRENAVFAWIPTITSVSRQAAFAGKPPIYFPASIHTTDKEPALWTQFWVDQGLTKHEVAYDKRLRDVNDLAKISELLNRPMLRVVGLVIDKVDRIMHGMELGSAGMHNQVRQWTRQGFMRDLLGLLQTQGFQVYLASDHGNIEAKGVGRPAEGAVADLRGERVRVYSDSRLRAQVRERFPKSLEWPSVGLPEDYLALIAPNRAAFVRAGETLVGHGGISVEELLVPLVQIDRRDR; from the coding sequence ATGGGTAGTTGGCGTGACCAAATCCTGAGTGAGTTCACACCCCAGGTCGCCCGGCTTACCCTGGTTGCGGATCCGGACGGCCTGCTCCTTGAAGAAGGTGTGCTCGAAGGGATCCGGGAGCGGGGCTTTGAACTGATCCCGTTCGAGGACACGATAGCCTTTCGCTATGCCTACGAATCCAAGTTCCGATCCCGCTGGGACCGTGGCGAGGAAACCGATCTGGTGGTGGTGCTGAGATCGGCCTCACACGATCTCGATGCCTTGCCCTACGACCTGCTGCAGGCTGGCCGCAAACTCTCGTTCAACCTCGGCGATCTCTTCCCGAATCTCAGCTATCCCGTGGTCGCGGCGCTGGACCGGGCTGATCTCGACGCCTTGTTCGATGCGCAATTGAGGCACGCGCCGGGGCAGCTCGGCGACAACGCTACGAAGGAGTTCGTCCTTCGTCATGTGTTCGAGATCGCGCCGGAACTCATCAAAGAGCCTAAGGACCTACTCCGGGTCTTGCTGCACCGCCATTACCGCGGACAACGAATCCCGGCCATCCTCGATGAGCGCTTTATCCAGGTGCTTCGTCAAAACGGCCTGTTCGAGGATTGGCCTCTGGAAGCCATCATTCCGGACGCGCAAGCATTCTTTGCGTTCCTGCAGGAACGCTGGCCTGTGTTCCTGGATTCGCTCGCAAAGCCGAAGGACGATGCCGTCCACGAGGACGCGGCGGACTACGGCTTCGAGTTCCCAGGACCTACGCACTTGCCTTTCGACCACCACGATGTCCGCATTTACATCGACAACCTTTTCCTAGAGAGCATGCTTCAGCCTGTTCCCTACGAGCAATCGCAAGCGCTCGTCAAGAACAAGAAGTGGAAGTGGGTCGCTTGCGGCATTCAAATCTCTCCCGAGGAGGACCGTCGCAGCCGCATGGAGGGGCTGCTGGATTCCATCGAGAAGACGATCCCCACGAGGGAGGCGCGCTATGGGGAGTGGCTACATTTCGCCTACCGGTGGGCAGAACTCGTCGCTTTGGAGCTGGAGCCGGACACCACCCTGCCGGAAGAATACCGGGAGCGCCTTCAGGCTCTGAGATCCCGGATCGATTCTGCGCTCACCGGTTGGGTGGTGAAGCGCTACGCGAGCCTGATCAACCTTCCGCCCGCGCCGCCGGTGATGCTGCATCACATCCCGCGGTTCCTCGCCCGAAGCCTTGCGGACGACCGGCGCACGAAGGTCGCTTTTCTGCTGGTGGACGGCCTCGCCCTGGACCAATGGATCGCCTTGCGCGAGGTGCTCAGAGAGCTGGATTCGACGCTGCGGTTCCGTGAGAACGCCGTTTTCGCCTGGATTCCCACCATCACCTCGGTTTCCCGGCAGGCCGCCTTTGCCGGCAAGCCGCCAATCTACTTCCCGGCGAGTATCCATACCACAGACAAGGAGCCGGCCCTTTGGACTCAGTTCTGGGTCGATCAGGGGTTGACGAAGCATGAGGTGGCCTATGACAAGAGGCTGCGCGACGTGAATGACTTGGCCAAGATTTCCGAGCTACTGAACCGGCCCATGCTACGTGTCGTCGGGCTGGTCATCGACAAGGTCGACCGGATCATGCACGGCATGGAGCTGGGTTCGGCGGGGATGCACAACCAGGTTCGGCAATGGACCAGGCAGGGATTCATGCGGGACCTTCTCGGCCTGCTCCAGACCCAAGGTTTCCAGGTCTACCTCGCCTCGGACCACGGCAACATTGAGGCAAAAGGCGTAGGACGGCCTGCCGAAGGTGCTGTTGCGGACCTTCGCGGCGAGCGGGTGCGTGTCTACTCCGATTCTAGGCTCAGGGCTCAAGTTAGAGAACGATTCCCAAAGTCCTTAGAATGGCCCTCGGTGGGTCTCCCAGAAGACTACCTCGCCCTAATCGCTCCGAACCGGGCCGCTTTCGTGCGGGCGGGTGAAACCCTCGTCGGGCATGGTGGCATTAGTGTCGAGGAACTGCTCGTCCCTCTTGTCCAGATCGATAGGAGGGACCGATGA
- a CDS encoding glycerol dehydrogenase encodes MEVAVFAAPGKYIQGRGAIGRLEDTLENLGANIPLILCDPVASQILGDTLDRIPDAVRIEFNGECSPEEIERVSKEASESGVDALVGVGGGKTLDTAKSVAHPMGLPLVIVPTIASTDAPTSSLSVVYEEDGSFKEYRFFGRNPDAVIVDTAVIARAPVRFLVAGIGDGLSTYFEADASSKTRKQTMAGGAPTQAALAIARLCYDTLLEYGVAARLAVERQAVTPALDKVVEANTLLSGLGFESGGLAAAHSVHNGLTALEGTHHYWHGEKVAFGVITMLMLEERPARQIEEVVDFCLEVGLPVTLGDIGLEGVSREELEKVADLACAEGETIHNEPFEVYPEMVVDAMLAADAFGGQRRDELEGIGRKLPPVAG; translated from the coding sequence TTGGAGGTTGCGGTATTTGCAGCACCGGGCAAGTACATTCAAGGAAGGGGAGCAATAGGTCGCTTGGAAGACACTCTGGAGAACCTTGGGGCCAACATACCCCTTATCCTCTGTGATCCTGTCGCGTCGCAGATTCTGGGCGACACTCTCGATAGGATTCCGGATGCGGTACGCATTGAGTTTAATGGTGAGTGCTCCCCTGAGGAGATAGAGCGTGTTTCCAAAGAAGCCTCCGAAAGTGGGGTGGATGCGTTAGTCGGGGTTGGGGGTGGCAAAACCCTCGATACGGCCAAATCCGTTGCCCACCCAATGGGTCTCCCTCTTGTAATAGTACCTACTATCGCCTCGACTGATGCTCCCACCAGCTCACTCTCTGTAGTCTATGAGGAGGATGGGTCCTTCAAGGAGTATCGTTTCTTCGGGCGCAATCCAGATGCGGTAATAGTAGATACGGCCGTTATTGCCCGGGCACCGGTTAGGTTTCTCGTCGCTGGCATAGGAGATGGCCTTAGCACCTACTTTGAGGCGGATGCTTCCTCTAAGACACGCAAGCAGACCATGGCAGGAGGAGCTCCCACTCAGGCAGCTCTCGCCATAGCTCGCCTCTGCTACGATACCCTACTCGAGTATGGGGTAGCCGCCCGGCTCGCCGTAGAGAGGCAGGCTGTAACACCGGCGCTTGATAAGGTCGTCGAGGCCAACACACTGCTCTCAGGGCTGGGGTTTGAGTCGGGGGGTCTTGCTGCGGCCCACTCGGTACACAACGGGCTTACGGCCTTGGAGGGCACCCACCACTACTGGCACGGGGAGAAGGTTGCCTTTGGGGTTATCACAATGCTCATGCTCGAAGAGCGCCCGGCGCGTCAGATAGAGGAGGTAGTGGACTTCTGTCTGGAGGTGGGGCTGCCTGTCACCCTAGGTGATATAGGACTTGAAGGTGTAAGCCGCGAAGAGCTTGAGAAGGTAGCAGATTTGGCCTGTGCCGAAGGAGAAACAATCCACAACGAGCCCTTCGAGGTTTACCCGGAGATGGTAGTGGATGCGATGCTCGCGGCGGATGCCTTCGGAGGCCAGCGTCGGGACGAGCTTGAAGGAATAGGTCGCAAGCTCCCTCCTGTGGCGGGGTAG
- a CDS encoding DNA methyltransferase, which translates to MKAKGRLNAICPYFTMFPLEFPLGVLRDATPGQLVVDPFCGRGTTNYAARTLGLPSIGVDSSPVAVALSQAKLANTSPRYIVAAARRILDEVTEPDDVPEGEFWRWAFHPEVLRVLCRLREGLLANCRSDSRKALRAILLGALHGPRPKARPSYFSNQSQRTYAPKPRYAVGYWKRYGLLPEPVDVLSIVRERAVRYYSDERPASGKVIHGDSRKNIFARVARGKRAHWIITSPPYYGLRTYLPDQWLRNWFLGGPPEVEYSNECQLLHSSPEDFASDLRLVWQNVGKISAPGARLVVRFGGINDRKADPLSIIKMSLEGSGFELQTIKPAGSASSGRRQALHFSRPSGEAREEHDIWAVYVG; encoded by the coding sequence ATGAAGGCAAAGGGGCGACTCAACGCCATCTGCCCGTACTTCACGATGTTCCCCCTGGAGTTTCCGCTCGGGGTTCTTCGCGACGCGACTCCTGGGCAGCTTGTTGTGGACCCGTTCTGCGGTCGGGGCACGACCAACTACGCGGCCCGGACTCTTGGCTTACCCTCCATAGGCGTGGACAGCAGCCCCGTCGCCGTGGCCCTCTCCCAGGCCAAGCTCGCTAACACTTCCCCTCGCTACATCGTCGCCGCGGCTCGCCGGATCCTGGACGAAGTAACCGAACCGGATGACGTCCCCGAGGGAGAGTTCTGGCGCTGGGCCTTCCATCCCGAGGTTCTGCGCGTGCTGTGCCGCCTGCGCGAAGGCCTCCTGGCGAACTGCAGATCCGACTCCCGCAAGGCTCTGCGCGCCATCCTGCTGGGGGCGCTGCACGGCCCTCGTCCCAAGGCGCGTCCCTCGTACTTTTCCAATCAGTCCCAGAGGACCTATGCCCCCAAGCCGCGCTACGCCGTCGGATATTGGAAGAGGTACGGCCTCCTGCCCGAACCGGTCGATGTGCTATCCATAGTCCGCGAGCGCGCCGTGCGCTACTACTCAGACGAGAGGCCCGCTTCCGGCAAGGTCATCCATGGCGACAGTCGCAAGAACATATTTGCACGCGTTGCAAGAGGGAAGAGGGCGCACTGGATCATTACCTCACCCCCTTACTACGGGCTACGCACCTACCTGCCGGACCAGTGGCTCAGAAACTGGTTTCTCGGAGGTCCCCCAGAGGTCGAGTACTCGAACGAGTGCCAGCTTCTTCACTCGAGCCCGGAAGACTTCGCCTCGGATCTCAGGCTAGTGTGGCAGAACGTCGGCAAGATCAGCGCGCCGGGAGCCCGTCTGGTCGTCAGGTTCGGCGGCATCAACGACAGGAAGGCCGATCCACTTTCCATAATCAAGATGTCCCTGGAAGGCTCCGGTTTCGAGCTCCAGACGATAAAGCCAGCCGGCTCCGCCTCCAGCGGCAGGCGCCAGGCCCTGCACTTTTCGCGTCCCAGCGGTGAGGCCCGCGAAGAGCACGACATCTGGGCCGTGTATGTCGGGTGA
- a CDS encoding DUF433 domain-containing protein gives MMPKSKPFTIRLSEEVGGWLERENRRTRLPKSVLLESLAEESIRTRRFPGIGFRGPEHSRRAWVIGTGLDVWEIVELHEGKGRERLLAEHNVSERQLELALSYYEAYPREIDEALEENARTPEEWHEISPSVIPSPPAHS, from the coding sequence ATGATGCCCAAGTCCAAACCGTTCACTATAAGGCTCTCCGAGGAGGTGGGCGGCTGGCTGGAGCGAGAAAATAGACGCACGAGATTGCCCAAGAGCGTCTTGCTGGAATCCCTGGCTGAAGAATCCATCCGGACCCGCCGTTTCCCCGGCATCGGCTTTCGGGGGCCGGAGCACTCGAGGAGGGCGTGGGTGATCGGCACGGGGCTCGACGTGTGGGAGATAGTAGAGCTCCACGAGGGCAAAGGCAGGGAGAGGTTGCTCGCCGAGCACAACGTCTCGGAGCGGCAGCTAGAGCTCGCGCTCTCCTATTACGAGGCATACCCGCGCGAGATAGACGAGGCGCTCGAAGAGAACGCGCGCACGCCGGAGGAGTGGCACGAGATCTCGCCTTCCGTGATACCGTCCCCGCCCGCACACAGCTAG
- a CDS encoding DUF5615 family PIN-like protein, producing the protein MRILLDAHISGRTVGKALVDSGHDVRALDSEVELEGLSDPEVLELAAAEGRALVTANIRDFEPLLREWAGEGRSHAGVILVPASVRNEAFGFLISGVQKTLADTSQEEWVDRVEWLRKA; encoded by the coding sequence ATGAGGATCCTGCTGGATGCCCACATCTCTGGCCGCACCGTGGGCAAGGCCCTCGTCGATAGCGGCCACGACGTGCGAGCCCTCGACTCCGAGGTAGAGCTCGAAGGACTCTCCGACCCGGAGGTTCTGGAGCTTGCCGCCGCCGAAGGCCGCGCGCTCGTGACCGCCAACATAAGGGACTTCGAGCCTCTTCTCAGGGAGTGGGCCGGCGAGGGACGTTCGCACGCCGGCGTGATCCTGGTGCCCGCCAGCGTGAGGAACGAGGCCTTCGGCTTCCTCATCTCCGGCGTGCAGAAGACGTTAGCGGACACCTCGCAGGAGGAATGGGTGGACCGCGTGGAATGGCTACGGAAAGCTTGA
- a CDS encoding DUF4062 domain-containing protein, with protein sequence MTNPLMNADPRPRVFVSSLMTGYGAVRAAASRAIERSGCEPVRAEDFPAGTASPRTACLNGVASCDGIVLILGAHYGEPTVAGISATEEEYREAVRLKKHIFVFLEAGDREPRQQEFVRSVEDYVEGHWRKSFRTPEELEELVEQALREGRPMVAAGNAERGSRERIEASLAERPERVEGIVWVQIAWTTPRDEEVVDPTDFMNTTFQRNVQRLAHEGETSIFDYGQGKNTLVEASRLRITQGNPGDWRGGRDLAVVDLYENGTLSVSLNVTGLASADTTRDIGQMYRIDPNDVHRRLEVAWSFAARWWEHHDPYRRHEPLLYNTVLHDVRTRRLEIAPQHPTNSTSIPATCPHDPLWIYDRPRKIVRQDLRNPGGEIKRTLDMMQLRFKEWEGRSL encoded by the coding sequence TTGACAAACCCATTGATGAACGCCGACCCGCGCCCTCGTGTCTTCGTCAGCTCGCTAATGACGGGCTACGGTGCCGTGCGTGCCGCCGCGTCGCGCGCGATCGAACGCTCCGGTTGCGAACCAGTACGCGCCGAGGACTTCCCGGCAGGGACGGCATCACCCCGGACGGCCTGTCTCAATGGGGTAGCCAGTTGCGACGGTATCGTCCTGATCCTTGGTGCTCATTACGGGGAGCCGACCGTAGCCGGCATTTCGGCGACCGAGGAGGAGTATCGCGAGGCCGTTAGGCTCAAGAAGCACATCTTCGTGTTCCTGGAGGCTGGAGACCGTGAACCACGACAGCAAGAGTTTGTCCGCTCCGTCGAGGACTACGTGGAAGGCCACTGGCGCAAATCTTTTCGTACCCCCGAGGAGCTCGAGGAGTTGGTCGAGCAGGCCCTGCGCGAAGGCCGTCCCATGGTAGCCGCCGGCAACGCGGAAAGAGGCTCACGTGAGCGTATTGAGGCCTCCTTAGCTGAGAGGCCGGAAAGGGTAGAGGGCATCGTCTGGGTGCAGATTGCGTGGACGACGCCTCGGGACGAAGAGGTAGTGGACCCAACAGACTTCATGAACACCACGTTCCAGCGAAATGTTCAACGGTTAGCCCACGAAGGAGAAACGTCTATCTTCGATTACGGCCAGGGCAAGAACACACTGGTAGAAGCCTCCCGGCTGCGCATCACGCAAGGAAACCCTGGCGACTGGCGCGGAGGGCGCGATCTCGCCGTGGTCGACCTCTACGAGAACGGGACGCTCTCCGTGTCTCTGAACGTGACCGGCCTGGCCAGCGCAGATACTACACGCGATATCGGACAGATGTACCGCATAGATCCGAACGACGTACATCGGCGCCTGGAAGTAGCCTGGAGCTTCGCAGCCCGGTGGTGGGAACACCACGACCCCTATCGCCGTCACGAACCGCTCCTCTACAACACCGTCCTCCACGACGTGAGGACTCGCCGCCTGGAGATCGCGCCGCAGCATCCCACGAACAGCACGTCCATACCGGCAACGTGCCCTCACGATCCGCTCTGGATCTACGACCGTCCGCGCAAGATCGTGCGGCAAGACCTGCGCAATCCCGGCGGTGAGATAAAGCGCACCCTGGATATGATGCAGCTCCGTTTCAAGGAATGGGAAGGAAGATCTCTTTGA